The Elusimicrobiota bacterium region TTCAAGGTGAAGCGATCCCAAAAAACCGCACCTGAAACCGAAACCCAAGGCAGAAGAAGTTTCAGGAACATAAGACAAAGACGCATCAGAAAGCCTGAGTTTTTCTAAAGCGTTTTTTAAATTATCGTAATCAGAAGTACTTAAAGGATAAATACCTGCAAAAACAAAAGGTTTAATATCTTTATATCCCGGGTGCGGATGAAGCGTAGGCTTTGATTGCTCTGTAATAGTGTCACCGATTTTAAGATCATGAATGTCTTTTATCCCTGATACAATGTATCCCACCTCGCCCGCTGAAAGGCTTTTGCACGGAATCATTTTTATTTTCATGTAACCTATTTCTAAAACTTCGTGAAGAGCGTTTGATGAAACCAGTTTAATTTTCATCCCAACTTTAATTTCGCCCTCAAAAACTCTCGCAATTATAATTACACCCCTGTAAGAATCGTAAAAAGAATCAAAAATAAGAGCGGACAAAGGCTCTTCTTTTGTTCCTGTAGGAGCAGGTATATCATTAATTATCGATTTAACAATTTCCGAAATTCCAAGCCCTTCCTTAGCGCTTGCAAGAATCGGCTCAACCGTTATCCCCAAGGCCTCTTTCATTTGCTGGTAAGTGCTGTCCACATCAGCGGTAGGCAGGTCAATCTTATTAATTACCGGAATTATTTTTAATTTTGACTGAGTCGCAAGATATGTATTTGCAAGAGTTTGCGCTTCTACTCCCTGGGAAGCGTCAACTATTAATAAAGCGCCCTCGCAGGCAGCTAACGCACGGGAAACCTCATAGGTAAAATCCACGTGCCCCGGAGTATCAATTAGGTTTAACATGTACTGCTTCCCGCTTTCATCGGTATAATCCATCCTAATGGCCTTAGCCTTAATTGTTATGCCCCGCTCGCGCTCAAGATCCATCCCGTCAAGAATTTGGTCCCTCATTTCACGCTTTGGAATCGTATTTGTATATTCTAAAAGACGATCAGCTAAGGTGCTTTTACCGTGATCAATATGAGCAATAATGCAAAAATTTCTTATTTCCAATTCTATTCTCTTTTAAATTTTTGATTTAGACTTCTTTTAGAAACATTGAATACGGTTAAAAT contains the following coding sequences:
- the lepA gene encoding translation elongation factor 4; the protein is MELEIRNFCIIAHIDHGKSTLADRLLEYTNTIPKREMRDQILDGMDLERERGITIKAKAIRMDYTDESGKQYMLNLIDTPGHVDFTYEVSRALAACEGALLIVDASQGVEAQTLANTYLATQSKLKIIPVINKIDLPTADVDSTYQQMKEALGITVEPILASAKEGLGISEIVKSIINDIPAPTGTKEEPLSALIFDSFYDSYRGVIIIARVFEGEIKVGMKIKLVSSNALHEVLEIGYMKIKMIPCKSLSAGEVGYIVSGIKDIHDLKIGDTITEQSKPTLHPHPGYKDIKPFVFAGIYPLSTSDYDNLKNALEKLRLSDASLSYVPETSSALGFGFRCGFLGSLHLEIVKERLEREFNLDLIVTAPNVVYSVVTKKGTSEIDNPARFPSYGDIIEIYEPYVIATIICPSLYLGAILDLCQKRRGKQITLRYIDTKTVILKYEIPLAEIIVGFYDALKSVSKGYASFDYEHIGTRLGDLVKLEILINQEVVDAFSVIVHTEKAQTTAHFLAEKLRAIIPRQMFEIPIQARIRNKIIARENIAAMRKDVLAKCYGGDITRKRKLLEKQKEGKKRMRQFGRVDIPPEAFIAVLKINE